A stretch of Sphingorhabdus sp. YGSMI21 DNA encodes these proteins:
- a CDS encoding dihydrolipoamide acetyltransferase family protein produces the protein MSKYIFNLPDIGEGIAEAEIVKWHIKIGDVVAEDDQLADVMTDKATVEMEAPVSGKIVAIAGEEGDIIAIGSMLVEIEVEGEIDADKLEELEASSTAADAADKSDVAVKDVNQVIDNKGENSEPSTNPTAQGDVAEPVSAPVASDNPSTENAGQKVLATPAVRKRAADLGVDLSEVKAQGEHIRHSDLDAYLNYGSGQGYRPAGSVQKRDDEVIKVIGMRRKIAQNMAESKRNIPHFSYVDEIDMTELEDMRADLNANRGDRPKLTMLPLMIVAICKSLPQFPMLNAIYDDEAGIVTRHGAVHLGMATQTGQGLMVPVLRNAQDMNVWQLASEIARLAAAARDGTATAKELTGSTLTLTSLGPLGGIATTPVINRPEVAIIGPNKIVERPMIIDSEIHARKLMNLSISCDHRVVDGYDAASYVQALKHLLETPVLLFAD, from the coding sequence ATGAGCAAATATATATTCAATCTGCCTGATATCGGCGAGGGCATTGCCGAAGCGGAAATCGTCAAATGGCATATCAAGATCGGCGATGTCGTGGCCGAGGATGACCAGCTGGCCGATGTCATGACCGACAAGGCGACGGTCGAGATGGAAGCGCCGGTTTCGGGCAAGATTGTCGCGATCGCCGGTGAAGAAGGCGACATTATCGCGATCGGTTCGATGCTGGTCGAGATCGAAGTCGAGGGCGAGATCGATGCTGACAAATTGGAAGAATTGGAAGCATCCAGTACGGCTGCCGATGCCGCCGATAAATCAGATGTTGCGGTCAAGGACGTCAATCAAGTTATTGATAACAAAGGAGAAAATTCTGAACCTTCCACAAATCCAACTGCGCAGGGCGATGTCGCGGAGCCCGTTTCCGCTCCAGTGGCTTCCGACAATCCTTCGACGGAAAATGCTGGCCAGAAAGTGCTCGCCACGCCCGCTGTTCGCAAACGGGCAGCCGATCTTGGCGTCGACCTCAGCGAGGTCAAGGCGCAGGGCGAGCATATCCGGCACAGCGATCTCGACGCCTATCTGAACTATGGATCGGGGCAGGGCTATCGTCCCGCCGGATCTGTGCAAAAACGTGACGATGAAGTGATCAAAGTCATCGGAATGCGACGCAAAATCGCACAAAATATGGCAGAATCGAAACGGAATATCCCGCATTTCTCCTATGTCGACGAAATCGACATGACCGAACTGGAAGATATGCGCGCCGATCTGAACGCCAATCGCGGCGACCGTCCGAAGCTGACCATGTTGCCGCTGATGATTGTCGCCATCTGCAAGTCGCTGCCGCAATTTCCGATGCTCAACGCGATTTACGACGACGAGGCCGGGATCGTGACCCGCCATGGCGCGGTCCATCTCGGCATGGCCACCCAGACCGGGCAGGGGCTGATGGTGCCGGTGCTGCGCAACGCGCAGGATATGAACGTCTGGCAACTGGCGTCCGAAATCGCCCGTCTGGCAGCGGCAGCGCGCGACGGCACGGCGACCGCGAAAGAGCTGACCGGTTCGACCCTCACGCTCACGTCGCTCGGTCCGCTCGGCGGCATCGCGACAACGCCGGTGATCAACCGCCCCGAAGTGGCGATTATCGGCCCGAACAAGATTGTCGAACGGCCGATGATCATCGACAGCGAAATCCACGCGCGCAAGCTGATGAACCTGTCGATCTCCTGCGATCACCGCGTGGTCGATGGTTATGACGCGGCCAGCTATGTCCAGGCGCTCAAGCATCTGCTGGAAACGCCGGTGCTGCTGTTCGCGGACTGA
- a CDS encoding cell division protein ZapA yields the protein MAQMKLEIGGRSFMVTCQDGEEAHLTKLAAMVDGKARESGDPAGLTESRMLLFTSLLLADELHSAQSANAAPVQADAPAKPDPMDEKAIAALEKLADRAEQLANSLE from the coding sequence ATGGCGCAAATGAAACTGGAAATCGGCGGACGCTCCTTCATGGTGACCTGCCAGGACGGCGAGGAAGCCCATCTGACGAAACTGGCCGCAATGGTCGACGGAAAAGCCCGTGAATCCGGTGATCCGGCCGGCCTGACCGAAAGCCGTATGCTGCTGTTCACTTCGCTGCTGCTCGCCGATGAGCTGCACAGCGCGCAATCCGCCAATGCCGCGCCTGTTCAAGCCGACGCGCCGGCCAAACCCGACCCGATGGACGAAAAGGCCATTGCCGCCCTGGAAAAACTGGCAGATCGCGCCGAACAATTGGCGAACAGTCTTGAGTAA
- a CDS encoding alpha-ketoacid dehydrogenase subunit beta, translated as MAVMNMIEAINSGLETMMQRDDNVVIMGEDVGYFGGVFRATAGLQEKFGKTRCFDTPISECGIIGAAVGMCAYGLRPVPEIQFADYIYPGMDQLISEAARLRYRSAGEFTAPLTVRSPFGGGIFGGQTHSQSPEAMFTHVSGLKTVIPSTPYDAKGLLIASIEDNDPVLFFEPKRIYNGPFTGYYDNPVSPWSKFAEAEVPEGHYTVPLGKANIVREGDAVTVLAYGTMVHVCKAVVEEHQINAEVIDLRTLVPVDIETIEESVKKTGRCLIVHEATRTSGFGAELSALVQERCFYHLEAPIERVTGFDTPYPHSLEWAYFPGPVRIREALEKIVRDLKS; from the coding sequence ATGGCCGTCATGAACATGATAGAGGCTATCAACAGCGGCCTCGAGACAATGATGCAACGCGACGACAATGTCGTGATCATGGGCGAGGATGTCGGCTATTTTGGCGGGGTTTTCCGCGCCACAGCGGGCCTGCAGGAGAAGTTCGGCAAGACCCGCTGCTTCGATACGCCGATATCCGAATGCGGGATTATCGGCGCGGCGGTGGGCATGTGTGCTTATGGTCTGCGGCCGGTGCCGGAAATCCAGTTCGCCGACTATATCTATCCCGGAATGGACCAGCTGATCTCCGAAGCGGCGCGGCTGCGCTATCGCTCGGCCGGCGAGTTTACCGCGCCCTTGACCGTCCGTTCGCCCTTCGGCGGCGGTATCTTTGGCGGGCAGACGCACAGCCAGTCGCCGGAAGCGATGTTTACCCATGTTTCGGGGTTGAAAACCGTCATTCCGTCAACGCCTTATGATGCCAAGGGCCTGCTGATTGCATCGATCGAGGATAATGATCCGGTGCTCTTCTTTGAGCCGAAACGTATCTATAACGGGCCTTTTACCGGCTATTATGACAATCCGGTATCGCCCTGGTCAAAATTTGCCGAGGCCGAAGTGCCGGAGGGCCATTATACCGTGCCGCTGGGCAAGGCCAATATCGTGCGCGAAGGCGATGCGGTGACGGTTCTGGCCTATGGCACGATGGTTCATGTCTGCAAGGCGGTGGTCGAGGAGCACCAGATCAACGCCGAAGTCATTGATTTGCGGACCCTTGTACCGGTGGATATCGAGACGATCGAGGAGTCGGTGAAGAAGACCGGGCGCTGCCTGATCGTGCATGAGGCAACGCGGACCAGCGGCTTTGGCGCGGAGCTGTCCGCGCTGGTGCAGGAACGCTGTTTCTATCATCTGGAGGCGCCGATCGAGCGGGTTACCGGATTTGATACGCCTTATCCGCACAGCCTGGAATGGGCCTATTTCCCCGGACCGGTGCGGATCCGTGAAGCGCTGGAAAAAATTGTCAGGGACTTGAAATCATGA
- the gap gene encoding type I glyceraldehyde-3-phosphate dehydrogenase — translation MMTKVAINGFGRIGRLVARAILEREDDGLELVAINDLADAESNALLFAYDSVHGRFPGEVTAHGDHIMVNGKKIAVTSERNPGDLPHGDMGVDIVLECTGFFQSKDAAQPHIDAGAKRVLISAPAKGDLKTVVYGVNHDVLTSSDIIVSNASCTTNCLAPVAKVLHDTVGIERGFMTTIHSYTNDQRMLDQMHSDMRRARAGAVNMIPTTTGAARAVGLVLPELNGKLDGSSVRVPTPNVSLVDLVITPSRDTTVEEVNGALKAAAEGAMKGVLVFEDKPLVSSDFNHQPASSSVDSLETTVMDGKLVRVVSWYDNEWGFSNRMIDTAKVMAGLL, via the coding sequence TTGATGACAAAAGTAGCAATTAACGGATTTGGCCGGATCGGCCGTCTGGTCGCCCGCGCGATATTGGAACGCGAAGATGACGGTCTCGAACTGGTCGCGATCAACGATCTGGCGGACGCCGAATCCAACGCTCTGCTGTTCGCCTATGACAGTGTGCATGGCCGTTTCCCCGGCGAAGTGACCGCCCATGGCGATCATATCATGGTCAATGGCAAGAAAATCGCGGTGACCTCTGAACGCAATCCCGGCGATCTGCCGCATGGCGACATGGGCGTGGACATCGTGCTCGAATGCACCGGCTTCTTCCAGTCCAAGGATGCGGCACAACCGCATATCGACGCCGGCGCGAAACGCGTGTTGATCTCGGCTCCGGCCAAGGGTGACCTGAAAACGGTCGTCTACGGCGTCAATCACGACGTCCTGACGTCATCGGATATCATTGTCTCCAATGCGTCCTGCACGACCAACTGCCTCGCTCCGGTTGCCAAGGTGCTGCACGACACGGTGGGCATCGAGCGCGGTTTCATGACCACGATCCACAGCTATACCAACGACCAGCGGATGCTCGACCAGATGCACAGCGACATGCGCCGTGCCCGCGCCGGTGCGGTCAACATGATCCCGACGACCACCGGGGCTGCCCGCGCCGTCGGTCTGGTGCTGCCGGAACTGAACGGCAAGCTCGACGGCTCGTCCGTCCGCGTGCCGACCCCGAATGTCAGCCTGGTCGATCTGGTGATCACGCCAAGCCGCGACACCACGGTCGAGGAAGTCAACGGCGCGCTGAAAGCCGCTGCCGAAGGCGCGATGAAGGGCGTGCTGGTCTTTGAAGACAAGCCGCTGGTGTCCAGCGACTTCAACCATCAGCCGGCCAGCAGCTCGGTCGACAGTCTCGAAACCACGGTGATGGACGGCAAGCTTGTCCGCGTCGTCAGCTGGTATGACAATGAATGGGGCTTCTCCAACCGCATGATCGATACGGCCAAGGTCATGGCAGGCTTGCTCTAA
- a CDS encoding DUF2842 domain-containing protein, which translates to MTPETDSQPKDQPSWRKPAGMILILVLILLWCGIAVTLIEKISALNFWLQLPVYVILGIAWIFPMRPLLTWMNTGSWRHFPENKGNGASDET; encoded by the coding sequence ATGACGCCAGAAACCGACAGCCAGCCGAAAGACCAACCCAGCTGGCGCAAACCGGCGGGCATGATCCTGATACTGGTGCTGATCCTGCTGTGGTGCGGAATCGCGGTCACCCTGATCGAAAAGATCAGCGCGCTGAACTTCTGGCTGCAATTGCCAGTCTATGTGATTCTCGGAATTGCGTGGATCTTCCCGATGCGCCCATTACTGACCTGGATGAATACGGGGTCTTGGCGCCATTTCCCGGAAAACAAGGGAAATGGCGCGAGTGACGAGACTTGA
- a CDS encoding DUF11 domain-containing protein gives MTSILKLLVATSTISVAALGANPAFAADLGTDAGTSITNTVSVAYNVGGTGQTAETDSDVFVVDRKVNLVVAKSDSVNTSVAPNATQQAVTYTVSNQTNDTIDVLLSAEQPATDDFDVTGTLTYYLDNGTTAGVFDGSDTLITYIDNLGEDSSVTIHVVANIPSGVVTGNLSDVILIGQAAAHGGSGLPATGSGVQGLAFSNDSGDADDTSVVQNVFADAAGTGSSDGAGDGYHSATDTYEVSAADITVTKTSSVLWDPVNGSTNPKAIPGAIVEYCIAVANASGGAAATGVAISDTIPANLAYYSSLATGPATVPAVIGVVTEGTVTGSTCNADGTGTGAEASGVVSGNLGTVASGATETLVFRVTVE, from the coding sequence ATGACCAGTATACTGAAACTTCTCGTTGCCACTAGTACCATTTCTGTAGCGGCGCTGGGTGCAAACCCCGCGTTCGCTGCAGATCTGGGCACTGATGCAGGAACGAGCATTACCAATACCGTAAGTGTGGCATATAATGTCGGGGGGACCGGCCAGACCGCGGAAACCGACAGTGACGTGTTTGTAGTCGACCGCAAGGTGAACCTTGTCGTCGCCAAAAGCGATTCGGTGAACACATCGGTCGCGCCGAACGCGACGCAGCAGGCGGTGACCTATACCGTCAGCAACCAGACCAACGACACGATCGACGTGTTGTTGAGCGCCGAGCAACCGGCCACGGACGATTTCGACGTGACCGGCACGCTCACCTACTATCTCGACAATGGCACCACCGCCGGCGTCTTTGACGGTAGCGACACTTTGATCACCTATATCGACAATCTCGGTGAAGACAGCAGCGTGACGATCCACGTCGTGGCGAATATCCCGAGCGGTGTCGTCACCGGCAATCTGTCGGATGTCATATTGATCGGCCAGGCGGCAGCCCATGGTGGCAGCGGCCTACCGGCAACCGGTTCGGGCGTGCAGGGCCTTGCCTTCTCGAACGATTCGGGTGACGCGGACGACACTTCGGTGGTGCAGAATGTCTTTGCCGACGCGGCGGGCACCGGTAGTTCCGATGGCGCCGGCGACGGCTATCACAGCGCTACGGATACCTATGAAGTATCCGCGGCGGACATCACGGTTACCAAAACCAGCAGTGTCTTGTGGGATCCGGTCAACGGCAGCACCAATCCGAAAGCCATTCCCGGTGCAATTGTCGAATATTGCATCGCTGTCGCCAACGCTTCCGGCGGCGCAGCGGCAACCGGCGTCGCCATTTCGGATACGATTCCGGCCAATTTGGCCTATTACAGCAGCCTGGCCACCGGTCCGGCGACGGTTCCGGCCGTCATCGGCGTGGTAACCGAAGGCACGGTCACCGGATCCACCTGTAATGCCGACGGCACCGGCACCGGTGCAGAGGCCTCAGGCGTGGTTTCGGGCAATCTTGGCACCGTTGCCTCGGGCGCGACCGAAACGCTCGTCTTCCGTGTAACGGTCGAATAG
- a CDS encoding 3-methyl-2-oxobutanoate dehydrogenase (2-methylpropanoyl-transferring) subunit alpha — MADENTKSNLPPLTLHIPEPKFRPGDTVDYSDLQIPEAGAQRRPDINTAPKDMQDMVYDMVRVLDDDHKAVGPWDPKLDDEILLKMLRTMVQVRTFDDRLHRQQRQGKTSFYMKCTGEEATSVAAAMALHGDDMCFPSYRQQGILFVRGYPMIEMVNQIFSNKADKLKGRQLPIMYSSSELNFFTVSGNLTTQYPQAVGWAMASASKGDSRIAAAWCGEGSTAEGDFHAAMTFAAVYNAPVIMNVVNNQWAISSFSGFAGAERTTFAARGAGYGIAALRVDGNDPLAVYAATSWAAERARTNQGPTLIEHFTYRAEAHSTSDDPTAYRSAQEREEWPLGDPIMRLKRHLIRRGVWSEEQQEALDAECLEAVKETVKEAAKNGILGHGLHQPFETMFQDVFEEMPWHLKEQAEQANKEREIKWPS; from the coding sequence ATGGCTGACGAAAATACCAAAAGCAATTTGCCGCCGCTGACTTTACACATACCCGAACCGAAATTTCGCCCCGGTGATACGGTCGATTACAGCGATCTTCAGATTCCTGAAGCCGGCGCGCAGAGGCGTCCGGACATCAACACCGCGCCCAAGGACATGCAGGACATGGTCTATGACATGGTCCGCGTTCTCGATGACGATCACAAGGCTGTCGGTCCGTGGGATCCAAAGCTTGATGATGAGATATTGCTCAAGATGCTCCGCACGATGGTGCAGGTGCGCACCTTTGATGACCGGCTGCACCGTCAGCAGCGACAGGGCAAAACCAGCTTCTATATGAAATGTACGGGAGAAGAGGCGACATCGGTTGCCGCCGCCATGGCATTGCACGGCGATGACATGTGCTTTCCGAGCTATCGCCAGCAGGGCATATTGTTCGTCCGGGGCTATCCGATGATCGAGATGGTCAATCAGATATTTTCGAACAAGGCGGACAAGCTGAAAGGCCGTCAGCTGCCGATCATGTATAGTTCGAGTGAGCTGAACTTCTTCACCGTATCGGGGAATCTGACCACCCAATATCCGCAAGCCGTGGGCTGGGCGATGGCCAGCGCGAGCAAGGGTGACAGCCGGATTGCCGCTGCCTGGTGCGGCGAGGGATCGACCGCCGAAGGCGATTTTCACGCGGCGATGACCTTTGCCGCGGTCTATAACGCGCCGGTGATCATGAATGTGGTCAACAACCAGTGGGCGATCTCGTCCTTCTCCGGCTTTGCCGGGGCAGAGCGGACCACCTTTGCGGCGCGCGGTGCCGGCTATGGGATCGCTGCATTGCGGGTCGACGGCAATGATCCGCTGGCTGTCTATGCCGCGACAAGCTGGGCCGCAGAACGGGCGCGGACCAACCAGGGTCCGACCCTGATCGAGCATTTCACCTATCGCGCCGAAGCGCATAGCACGTCCGATGACCCGACCGCCTATCGCAGCGCGCAGGAGCGCGAAGAATGGCCGCTCGGCGACCCGATCATGCGGCTCAAGCGGCACCTGATCCGGCGCGGTGTGTGGAGCGAGGAGCAGCAGGAAGCTCTGGATGCCGAATGTCTGGAAGCGGTCAAGGAGACGGTCAAGGAAGCCGCCAAAAACGGCATATTGGGCCACGGTCTGCACCAGCCGTTCGAAACCATGTTCCAGGACGTGTTCGAAGAAATGCCCTGGCACCTCAAGGAACAAGCCGAACAGGCCAATAAGGAACGGGAAATCAAATGGCCGTCATGA
- the tkt gene encoding transketolase: MTVTEKSMANAIRALSMDAVQAANSGHPGMPMGMADVATVLFSDFLKYDPKAPKWADRDRFVLSAGHGSMLIYSLLHLTGYARPTLQDIKDFRQLSSPCAGHPENFKLEGVETTTGPLGQGFATAVGMAIAERHLNATFGDDLVDHKTWVIAGDGCLMEGINHEAVGLGGHLGLGRLNVLWDDNGITIDGGTELSTSEDIPARYRASGWHVVSCDGHDFDDIRRALKEAEADPRPSLVACKTVIGYGAPTKQGTSATHGAPLGDEEIAGTRAALGWDAEPFVIPDDIKAAWRKLGEKGAAAHADWDARLEGHAQAAEFKRRMAGELPEGNAMRAYMEGLAKDPPKWATRKSSEMALGAITEVLPEMIGGSADLTGSNNTKTPSTKPLTKEDYSGRYIYYGIREFGMAAAMNGMALHGGIIPYGGTFLVFTDYCRGAMRLSAIQNARAIYVMTHDSIGLGEDGPTHQPIEHVQSLRLMPNMHVYRPADAIETAECWALAIKRADGPSTLALTRQGLAPIRDDVSTNRCEQGAYRVKTAENAKRVVLIATGSEVSLALAVAEKLEAAGTGADVVSMPCTELFDEQSAEYRSELLGGEGLLRVSIEAGTTFGWERYTGLDGLRFGIDSFGASAPIDDLFEHFGLTADAIIPQILEKIG, encoded by the coding sequence ATGACCGTTACCGAAAAAAGCATGGCAAACGCCATCAGAGCGCTCTCCATGGATGCGGTACAAGCGGCAAACAGCGGCCATCCAGGGATGCCGATGGGCATGGCGGACGTGGCCACGGTCCTGTTCAGCGATTTTCTGAAATATGATCCGAAAGCCCCGAAATGGGCGGATCGTGACCGTTTTGTCCTGTCGGCCGGCCATGGCTCGATGCTGATCTATTCGCTGCTCCATCTGACCGGCTATGCGCGGCCCACGCTGCAGGATATCAAGGATTTTCGCCAGCTCAGCTCGCCCTGCGCCGGCCATCCGGAAAATTTCAAGCTGGAAGGCGTCGAGACGACAACCGGGCCACTGGGACAGGGCTTTGCCACGGCTGTCGGCATGGCGATCGCCGAACGCCATCTGAACGCGACCTTCGGCGATGATCTGGTCGATCACAAAACCTGGGTGATTGCCGGTGACGGCTGCCTGATGGAAGGGATCAACCATGAAGCGGTTGGTCTGGGCGGACATCTGGGGCTCGGAAGACTTAATGTTCTTTGGGATGATAATGGTATAACTATCGACGGTGGAACGGAATTATCGACCAGTGAAGATATTCCGGCACGCTATCGGGCGTCCGGATGGCACGTCGTGTCCTGCGATGGCCATGACTTTGACGATATCCGCCGGGCGCTGAAGGAAGCAGAAGCCGATCCGCGGCCTTCGCTGGTCGCCTGCAAGACGGTCATCGGCTATGGCGCCCCGACCAAGCAGGGCACCTCGGCGACCCATGGCGCGCCGCTCGGCGACGAGGAAATCGCTGGCACCCGTGCCGCGCTCGGCTGGGATGCAGAGCCTTTTGTCATTCCGGACGACATAAAGGCGGCATGGCGCAAGCTGGGAGAGAAGGGCGCTGCGGCGCACGCGGACTGGGACGCGCGGCTGGAAGGCCATGCGCAGGCCGCCGAGTTCAAGCGCCGTATGGCCGGCGAGCTGCCGGAGGGCAATGCGATGCGGGCCTATATGGAAGGCCTGGCCAAGGATCCGCCGAAATGGGCGACTCGCAAATCTTCGGAAATGGCGCTCGGCGCGATCACCGAGGTTCTGCCCGAAATGATCGGCGGCAGTGCCGATCTGACAGGTTCAAACAATACCAAAACTCCTTCCACCAAGCCACTGACAAAAGAAGATTATTCGGGTCGCTATATCTATTATGGCATCCGCGAGTTCGGCATGGCGGCGGCGATGAACGGGATGGCGCTGCACGGGGGGATCATTCCCTATGGCGGGACATTTCTGGTGTTCACCGACTATTGCCGCGGCGCGATGCGGCTTTCCGCGATCCAGAACGCCCGGGCCATCTATGTGATGACCCATGACAGCATCGGTCTTGGCGAGGATGGTCCGACCCATCAGCCAATCGAGCATGTCCAGAGCCTGCGCCTGATGCCCAACATGCACGTCTACCGGCCCGCCGACGCCATCGAAACGGCGGAATGCTGGGCGCTCGCCATCAAGCGCGCCGATGGTCCCTCGACACTGGCCCTGACCCGCCAGGGCCTGGCGCCTATCCGCGATGACGTCAGCACAAACCGCTGCGAACAGGGCGCTTATCGCGTCAAGACGGCGGAAAATGCGAAGCGGGTCGTGCTGATTGCAACGGGTTCGGAAGTATCGCTGGCGCTGGCGGTTGCCGAGAAGCTGGAAGCTGCCGGCACCGGCGCGGATGTCGTGTCGATGCCCTGCACCGAATTGTTCGACGAACAATCGGCCGAATATCGCAGCGAACTGCTTGGCGGCGAAGGGCTGTTGCGGGTTTCGATCGAAGCGGGCACGACCTTCGGCTGGGAACGCTATACCGGCCTTGACGGGCTGCGCTTCGGGATCGACAGCTTCGGGGCGTCGGCACCGATCGACGATCTGTTCGAGCATTTTGGTCTCACCGCCGATGCCATCATCCCGCAAATACTAGAAAAAATTGGCTGA
- the thyA gene encoding thymidylate synthase yields the protein MPGQHYEQQYLDLMRQIWTQGDERVDRTGVGTRAIFGVTMRFDLADDAIPLLTTKRVFWKTAAREMLWFLTGDTNIRELVKQKVHIWTDWPLDKYRKETGELLDRDAFEQRIIEDDGFAAKWGDLGPVYGKQWVDWPRYTPAGEGLYRREKKGFNQIEALIDGIRNNPGSRRHIFTGWNVAELDQMALPPCHKTYQFYVSGGKLSGLLYQRSCDLGLGFAFNVFSAALLIRMIAQQCDLEPGELIWNGGDVHLYLNHADLVEEQISREPSGAPKLKILRKPDSIFDYEIGDFEVLDYSPQAHISAPVAV from the coding sequence ATTCCCGGACAGCATTATGAGCAGCAATATCTTGACCTGATGCGGCAGATCTGGACGCAGGGCGATGAACGTGTCGATCGCACTGGTGTCGGCACCCGGGCCATTTTCGGTGTGACGATGCGTTTCGATCTAGCAGACGATGCCATTCCTTTGCTCACGACCAAGCGGGTGTTCTGGAAGACGGCAGCACGCGAAATGCTGTGGTTCCTGACCGGGGACACGAATATCCGCGAACTGGTGAAGCAGAAAGTGCATATCTGGACCGACTGGCCGCTCGACAAATATCGCAAGGAAACCGGCGAGCTGCTGGACCGCGACGCCTTTGAACAGCGGATCATCGAGGATGATGGCTTTGCCGCAAAATGGGGCGACCTGGGCCCCGTCTATGGGAAGCAATGGGTCGACTGGCCGCGCTATACACCGGCGGGCGAGGGCCTGTATCGTCGGGAGAAGAAAGGGTTCAACCAGATTGAAGCCCTGATTGACGGCATCAGGAATAATCCCGGCTCCCGGCGCCATATTTTTACAGGCTGGAATGTGGCCGAGCTGGACCAGATGGCTTTGCCGCCCTGTCACAAGACCTATCAATTCTATGTCTCGGGAGGAAAATTGTCGGGGCTGCTCTATCAGCGCAGTTGCGATCTCGGTTTGGGCTTTGCGTTCAATGTCTTTTCTGCCGCGCTGCTGATCCGGATGATTGCGCAGCAGTGCGATCTGGAGCCGGGCGAGCTGATCTGGAATGGCGGCGATGTGCATCTCTATCTCAATCATGCTGATCTGGTGGAGGAACAGATATCGCGGGAGCCTTCCGGCGCTCCCAAACTGAAAATCCTTCGCAAACCCGATTCGATTTTCGATTATGAAATTGGGGATTTCGAGGTGCTGGATTACAGTCCCCAGGCGCATATTTCCGCGCCTGTAGCGGTCTGA
- a CDS encoding 5-formyltetrahydrofolate cyclo-ligase gives MSSLKEKKQKLRKEYRRRRDSFVGQLDGASRNLSFRRPPSPLARLLAPGKTIAFYRSVGSEAPTERLVEYLTETGVNIAFPRVMDSGALEFRMVTGPELLECGFRDIPEPDDSCPLVDPDVIIAPLVAFDRSLRRLGQGGGYYDRSFARYPDIPRIGLAWSVQEADEIPTEAHDLPLQMIVTECEIIE, from the coding sequence TTGAGTAGCTTAAAAGAGAAAAAGCAGAAACTACGTAAAGAATATAGAAGGCGGCGCGACAGCTTTGTCGGGCAATTGGACGGTGCCAGCCGCAATCTGTCCTTTCGCCGTCCACCCTCTCCTCTGGCCCGCCTGCTTGCTCCCGGAAAGACAATCGCCTTTTACCGGAGCGTAGGCAGCGAAGCGCCCACCGAGCGGCTGGTCGAATATCTGACCGAGACCGGCGTCAATATCGCCTTTCCCCGCGTGATGGATAGCGGCGCACTAGAATTCCGGATGGTGACCGGCCCGGAGTTGCTGGAATGCGGCTTCCGCGACATCCCCGAACCGGACGATTCCTGCCCGCTGGTCGATCCTGATGTGATCATAGCCCCGCTCGTTGCCTTTGACCGGTCGCTGCGGCGCCTCGGCCAGGGTGGTGGCTATTATGACCGCAGCTTTGCCCGGTATCCCGATATACCCCGTATCGGCCTGGCCTGGTCGGTTCAGGAAGCCGACGAGATACCGACCGAAGCGCACGACCTGCCCTTGCAGATGATCGTAACGGAATGCGAAATAATCGAATGA
- a CDS encoding DUF11 domain-containing protein codes for MIKAISLAIALIMPGTAIAANNVSLSSDVFVERKVAKPNGTTALVLEEPTTVTPGDKLVFVVKYKNVGSAPATDFSVTNPLPKAVAFNGTSDGTEIVSVDGGKNWGPLADLTYLGANGEIRPALMTDVTHVKWTFNRALSAGSGGKLVFRGTVK; via the coding sequence ATGATAAAAGCAATTTCTCTCGCGATAGCACTGATCATGCCGGGCACGGCGATCGCGGCCAATAATGTCAGCCTGTCGAGCGACGTTTTCGTCGAACGCAAGGTGGCAAAGCCGAACGGCACCACCGCGCTTGTGCTCGAGGAGCCGACGACCGTCACACCGGGCGACAAGCTCGTGTTCGTCGTCAAATATAAAAATGTCGGCAGCGCGCCGGCTACGGATTTCTCTGTCACCAATCCGCTACCGAAGGCGGTGGCGTTCAATGGAACGTCTGATGGCACTGAAATTGTCTCCGTTGACGGAGGCAAGAACTGGGGGCCGCTTGCGGACCTCACTTACCTGGGTGCGAACGGTGAAATCCGTCCCGCCCTTATGACCGATGTCACCCATGTGAAATGGACGTTCAATCGTGCCCTTTCTGCAGGTTCGGGAGGGAAATTGGTTTTTCGCGGCACTGTGAAGTGA